The following are encoded together in the Vidua macroura isolate BioBank_ID:100142 chromosome 6, ASM2450914v1, whole genome shotgun sequence genome:
- the DUSP8 gene encoding dual specificity protein phosphatase 8 isoform X2, whose translation MPVDVMIAPSEDQFWTDMREGQMKLKIRVRRMKESRDKRGGFATFSSCFPGLCEGKPAAILPMSISQPCLPVANIGPTRILPHLYLGSQKDVLNKDLMTQNGISYVLNASNSCPKPDFICDSHFMRIPVNDNYCEKLLPWLDKSIEFIDKAKVSSCQVIVHCLAGISRSATIAIAYIMKTMGMSSDDAYRFVKDRRPSISPNFNFLGQLLEYERSLKLLKALKSKGDWGEGNALQDAAEVAESSRHPLTPTSEKAEDVPRSTGSASPTSDPEQQGGTPKVLSPTTLQQGLNGLHLSSERIQDTNRLKRSFSLDIKSAYSPGLQQDPPGPPGPGEAPKLCKLDSPSGSGSLSPFSPGADSPDWPTGPELLLEAKVRQRRKHRHAAGSPAHGVSLNIGGTCATRKSPVAEDGLPPRLSQPPTAPGATTAAWSGVHLESPSTASGEAGWYFGKDSISTGGSGGGLFPSAGPYPPPFGCGAVAAGCEIRLRDKARAEPRDGRHSWHEEASAEKQFKRRSCQMEFEETMSEGRAREELGKISKQSSFSGSMEIIEVS comes from the exons GAGGCTTTGCCACCTTCTCATCCtgcttcccagggctctgcGAGGGGAAGCCAGCTGCCATCCTGCCGATGAGCATCTCCCAGCCATGCTTGCCTGTGGCCAACATTGGCCCCACGCGCATCCTGCCACATCTGTACCTGGGCTCCCAGAAGGATGTCCTGAACAAG GACCTGATGACACAGAATGGGATAAGCTATGTCCTAAATGCCAGCAACTCTTGTCCCAAGCCAGACTTCATCTGTGATAGTCACTTCATGCGCATTCCTGTCAATGACAACTACTGTGAGAAGCTGCTTCCCTGGCTGGACAAGTCCATTGAATTCATCG ACAAAGCTAAGGTGTCCAGCTGCCAGGTGATTGTGCACTGTTTGGCTGGGATCTCCCGGTCAGCCACCATTGCCATCGCCTACATCATGAAGACCATGGGTATGTCATCTGATGATGCTTACAG GTTTGTTAAGGACCGTCGCCCATCCATCTCGCCCAACTTCAACTTCCTGGGCCAGCTCCTGGAGTACGAGAGGAGCCTGAAGCTCCTGAAGGCCCTGAAGTCAAAGGGCGACTGGGGCGAGGGGAATGCCCTGCAGGACGCAGCAGAGGTGGCTGAGAGCAGCCGGCATCCCCTAACACCTACCTCAGAGAAGGCCGAGGATGTGCCAAGGAGCACGGGCTCGGCATCCCCCACCAGTGACCCCGAGCAGCAGGGCGGGACCCCAAAGGTCCTGTCACCCACCACCCTGCAGCAGGGGCTCAATGGCCTGCACCTCTCCTCCGAGCGCATCCAGGATACCAACCGCCTGAAACGCTCCTTCTCCCTGGACATCAAGTCTGCCTATTCCCCCGGTCTGCAGCAGGACCCCCCTGGGCCCCCTGGACCTGGGGAAGCCCCCAAACTCTGCAAGCTGGACAGCCCCTCGGGCTCGGGCAGCCTCAGCCCCTTCTCCCCAGGGGCGGACAGCCCTGACTGGCCCACGGGGCCCGAGCTCCTGCTGGAGGCCAAGGTGAGGCAGCGTCGGAAGCACCGGCACGCAGCGGGCTCACCAGCCCATGGGGTCAGCCTCAACATTGGCGGGACCTGCGCCACGCGCAAGAGCCCCGTCGCCGAGGATGGGCTGCCACCACGGCTCAGCCAGCCACCCACCGCGCCCGGCGCCACCACCGCTGCCTGGAGCGGGGTGCACCTGGagtcccccagcactgcctcagGCGAGGCTGGCTGGTACTTTGGCAAGGACTCCATCAGCACtggcggcagcggcgggggcCTGTTTCCCAGCGCTGGCCCATACCCGCCGCCATTTGGCTGCGGTGCAGTGGCGGCTGGATGTGAGATCAGACTGAGGGACAAGGCACGGGCCGAGCCACGAGACGGGCGGCACAGCTGGCACGAGGAGGCCAGTGCTGAGAAGCAATTCAAGCGAAGGAGCTGCCAGATGGAATTTGAGGAAACCATGTCCGAAGGCAGGGCTCGGGAAGAGCTGGGCAAAATCAGCAAACAGTCCAGCTTTTCGGGCAGCATGGAGATCATCGAGGTGTCCTGA